TAGCCGGCGACCCGCTCGATGGCGTGGCCGAGGGTGTGGCCGTAGTTGAGGTGTTCGCGGCGGCCGTCCTCCCGGAAGTCCTCGGTGACGACCTCCGCCTTGACGCGGATGGCGCGCTCCACGAGCTCACGGGTGTGGACGGCGCCGGCCGGGTCCTCCTCGGCCAGCCGGAGGATCTCCGGGTCGGCGATGAACCCGGCCTTGATCACCTCGGCAAGGCCGCTGACGTAGTCCAGGGGCGGCAGGGTGCCGAGCAGGTCCAGGTCGCACAGGACCCCGGCGGGCGGGTGGAAGGCACCGACGAGGTTCTTGCCCTGGGGCAGGTTGACGGCGGTCTTCCCGCCGATGGCGGCATCGACCATGCCGAGGAGGGTGGTCGGCACGAGGACGAGCCGTACGCCGCGCAGCCAACCGGCGGCGGCGAAGCCGGCGAGGTCGGTGGTGGCGCCGCCGCCGACGGCCACGATGGCGTCGGAGCGGGTGAACCCGGCGTCCGCGAGGGCCCGCCACAGGCCCACCACGACGGTCATGTCCTTGGCGGCTTCGCCCTCGGGCACTTCGAGGGAGACCACGATGCGTCCCTCGTCGTTGAGTTCGCGCGCGATCCGGCGGGCCGTGGCCAGCAGCGTGCGGGAGTGGACCACGGCTACCCGCAGCGGTTCGGCGCCCAGCACGCGGCCGGTCTCACCGGTCAGTCCGTGGCCTACGACGGCCTCGTAGGGCCGGTCGCCGCCGACCGGGATGCGGGTGCTCCCCGTGAGGGTCGGCGTGCTCACCGGACGGCCAGGTTCTCGAGGTAGCTCCGGTGGTTGCGGGCGGTCTCGGCGAGGGAGTCCCCGCCGAACTTCTCCAGCGCGGCATGGGCGAGGACCAGCGCCGTCATGGCCTCGGCGACGACGGCCGCGGCGGGCACCGCACAGACGTCGGAGCGCTGGTGGTGGGCGACGGCCGGTTCACCGGTGGCGACGTCGACGGTGGCCAGCGCGCGCGGCACGGTGGCGATCGGCTTCATCGCGGCACGCACCCGCAGCGGCTCGCCGGTGGTCATGCCGCCCTCGACGCCGCCGGAGCGGGCGGTGCGGCGGCGGATGCCGTCCTCGCCCTGCTCGATCTCGTCGTGGGCGAGGGAGCCGGGGACCCGGGCGAGGCCGAAGCCGTCACCGAACTCGACGCCCTTGATGGCCTGGATGCCCATGAGGGCGGCGGCCAGGCGGGAGTCGATGCGCCGGTCGCCGTGGACGTAACTGCCCAGGCCCGGCGGGAGTCCGTACGCCAGGACCTCGACGACTCCGCCGAGGGTGTCGCCGTTCTCGTGGGCCAGGTCGACCTCGGCGACCATCGCGGCGGAGGCCTCCGGGTCGAGGCAGCGCACCGGATCGGCGTCCACGCGTTCGGTATCGCCCGGGCCGGGCACCACGCCCTCGGGGGCGGTGGCCGCGCCGAGCGAGACGACGTGGCTGACGATGGTGATCCCGTACGCCTGCTGGAGGAAGGCCCGGGCGACTTCGCCGACGGCGACGCGGGCGGCGGTCTCGCGGGCGCTGGCCCGCTCCAGCACCGGCCGGGCGTCGTCGAATCCGTACTTCTGCATCCCGGCGAGGTCGGCGTGGCCGGGGCGGGGGCGCGTGAGCGGGGCGTTGCGCGCCCTGCCCGCCAGCACCTCCGCGTCCACGCCGTCGGCGGCCATCACCGTCTGCCACTTGGGCCATTCGGTGTTGCCGACCTGGACCGACACCGGTCCGCCCTGCGTGAAGCCGTGGCGGACGCCGCCGAGGAAGGTCACCTCGTCCCGCTCGAAGGCCATCCGGGCGCCCCGGCCGTGGCCGAGGCGGCGACGGGCCAAGGAGTCGGCGACCGCCTTGGTGGAGATCTCCACCCCGGCGGGCAGGCCTTCGAGGACGGCGGTGAGGGCGGGGCCGTGCGATTCGCCCGCGGTGAGCCATCGCAAAGTACTCAAGGGTGATCCTCTGTCGTGCGGCGTGTGGCCGGCGTGGTCGGCGGTCGGTGGTCGGTGTCAGCAGGTGTCCGTCTGTCGGTCGGCGCTGAGCGGCAGGCGATGGGGCGATCTGCGGTGGGGCGGTCTGCGGTGAGTCGGTCTGCGGTGAGTCGGCAAGCAGTGCGCCGGTCTGCGGTGGTCCGCCGCGTCGGCCGGGCCGCGCCGGGGGGGCGACGGCCCGGCCCTGCGGCGGCGGTACCCGGCCGCCGGGGGGAAGGGCGGCCGGAGCAGCCGTACGCGGCCGTGGGGACGGCCGGTTCGGGGCGGAGACGCGGGGTCAGACCCCGACGGTCACCGGTGGGGCCTCGATCGGCCCCATGCGCTGGACGCGCCAGCCCGCGGTCAGCAGGCCCTGCGCCATGTTCACGGCGGTGCCGCGGGCCACCATCAGCTCGACCAGGCCGCTCTCCTCGCCGGGCGAGTGATCGATGGTCATGTCCTCGATGTTGACGCCGAGTTCGGCGGCGTTCGCGAGGAGCCGGGCGAGTTCGCCGGGCTGGTCCCCGATCAGGACGCGGACCGGCGCGCACGCGGGTACCGGGTGTCCGTGCTTGCCGGGGATGCGGTCACGGCCGCTGAGGCCGCGGCCGAGCAGGTCGGCCAGGAGCGTGGTGCCCTGGGCGCGTTCGTCGGCGTCGTCGGTGGCGAGGCCCCGCAGGGCGGCCACGGTGACCTGGAGGTCCTCGGCCAGTTCGGTCAGCACGTCGGCTACCGCGGTGGCGTTGGACTCCAGGATGTCGCTCCACA
This Streptomyces sp. NBC_00435 DNA region includes the following protein-coding sequences:
- the aroB gene encoding 3-dehydroquinate synthase, producing MSTPTLTGSTRIPVGGDRPYEAVVGHGLTGETGRVLGAEPLRVAVVHSRTLLATARRIARELNDEGRIVVSLEVPEGEAAKDMTVVVGLWRALADAGFTRSDAIVAVGGGATTDLAGFAAAGWLRGVRLVLVPTTLLGMVDAAIGGKTAVNLPQGKNLVGAFHPPAGVLCDLDLLGTLPPLDYVSGLAEVIKAGFIADPEILRLAEEDPAGAVHTRELVERAIRVKAEVVTEDFREDGRREHLNYGHTLGHAIERVAGYRVRHGHAVAAGMVFAAELARLDGRLSADDAERHRTLLAAAGLPTSHTGAWAPLRDAMGIDKKARGNRLRLVVLDAIGRPALLSAPDEALLEAAYERLAR
- the aroC gene encoding chorismate synthase, with protein sequence MSTLRWLTAGESHGPALTAVLEGLPAGVEISTKAVADSLARRRLGHGRGARMAFERDEVTFLGGVRHGFTQGGPVSVQVGNTEWPKWQTVMAADGVDAEVLAGRARNAPLTRPRPGHADLAGMQKYGFDDARPVLERASARETAARVAVGEVARAFLQQAYGITIVSHVVSLGAATAPEGVVPGPGDTERVDADPVRCLDPEASAAMVAEVDLAHENGDTLGGVVEVLAYGLPPGLGSYVHGDRRIDSRLAAALMGIQAIKGVEFGDGFGLARVPGSLAHDEIEQGEDGIRRRTARSGGVEGGMTTGEPLRVRAAMKPIATVPRALATVDVATGEPAVAHHQRSDVCAVPAAAVVAEAMTALVLAHAALEKFGGDSLAETARNHRSYLENLAVR